A stretch of the Sphaeramia orbicularis unplaced genomic scaffold, fSphaOr1.1, whole genome shotgun sequence genome encodes the following:
- the LOC115416824 gene encoding integrin alpha-3-like: MSSPSKAQGNYGNDVINPLKLRAIMATTSSPPKAQGNYGNDIINPLKLCVVFNQLPEDKVRRRRSLQEEEEVNETKEEESVTPLAALYLQGQKKKFYTLDCAHGAKCVTFVCPLTNINNSATLTLQSRLWNSTMIEDFNDATMVLVQGRATLKLKTKNQSVNMESQTTEIQVLVYPEAGQQLDSGAPLWVMVVSVLAGMVLLALICLLLWKCGFFVRRGAWQEAALHQGRIMGKDEQRRQRYTDGFLIEEEAESTNRKRKKHWVTTWTEAS; this comes from the exons ATGTCATCACCCTCTAAAGCTCAGGGTAACTATGGCAACGACGTCATTAACCCGCTAAAGCTCAGGGCAATAATGGCAACGACGTCATCACCCCCTAAAGCTCAGGGCAACTATGGCAACGACATCATCAACCCCCTaaagttgtgtgttgtgtttaatCAGCTCCCAGAGGAcaaagtgaggaggaggaggagtctgcaggaggaagaggaggtgaatGAGACGAAGGAGGAGGAGTCAGTGACGCCTTTAGCTGCACTTTACCTGCAGGGACAGAAGAAGAAGTTCTACACTCTG GACTGTGCACACGGAGCCAAATGTGTGACGTTTGTGTGTCCGTTGACCAACATCAACAACTCTGCAACGCTGACGCTTCAATCCAGACTCTGGAACTCCACCATGATTGAG GACTTCAACGATGCCACGATGGTGTTGGTTCAAGGACGAGCAACGCTGAAACTGAAGACGAAGAACCAGAGCGTCAACATGGAATCACAGACAACCGAG ATCCAGGTCCTGGTCTACCCAGAGGCGGGGCAGCAGCTGGACTCTGGCGCCCCCCTTTGGGTCATGGTGGTCTCGGTCCTCGCCGGGATGGTCCTGCTGGCTCTAATCTGTCTGTTGCTCTGGAAG TGTGGTTTCTTTGTGCGGAGGGGGGCGTGGCAGGAGGCGGCGCTCCACCAGGGGAGGATTATGGGTAAAGACGAGCAGCGTCGGCAGCGGTACACCGATGGTTTCCTGATTGAAGAGGAGGCGGAGTCCACGAACAGGAAGAGGAAAAAACACTGGGTGACCACGTGGACCGAGGCGTCCTGA